A stretch of the Leopardus geoffroyi isolate Oge1 chromosome B2, O.geoffroyi_Oge1_pat1.0, whole genome shotgun sequence genome encodes the following:
- the RPL7L1 gene encoding 60S ribosomal protein L7-like 1 isoform X1 — MAEQEQRKKIPLVPENLLKKRKAYQALKATQAKQALLDKKEQKKGKEVKFKRLEWFLHDSWRQQRDRVRLRRLEVKPHGLEVPDKHSLAFVVRIQRINGVSSLVQRTIARLRLKKIFSGVFFRVTPQTIKTLRIVEPYVAWGFPNLKSVRELILKRGQAKVKNKTIPLTDNTVIEEHLGKYGVICLEDLIHEIAFPGKNFQAICDFLRPFHLSVARHATKNRVGFLKEVGLPGYRGERINQLIRQLN, encoded by the exons ATGGCGGAGCAAGA gcaaagaaaaaagattcctttgGTTCCAGAAAATCTCCTGAAAAAGAGAAAGGCGTATCAGGCCCTTAAAGCCACTCAAGCGAAGCAGGCACTTTTGGACAAGAAGGAG cagaagaaaggaaaagaggtcaAGTTTAAGCGACTGGAATGGTTTCTACATGATTCCTGGCGGCAGCAACGCGACAGGGTGCGCCTCAGACGACTAGAAGTGAAACCTCACGGTTTGGAAGTGCCGGATAAACATTCCTTGGCCTTTGTTGTTCGCATCCAAAG GATTAATGGGGTGAGTTCGCTGGTGCAGAGGACCATTGCAAGGCTTCGCCTGAAGAAGATTTTCAGTGGTGTCTTTTTCAGAGTGACCCCCCAGACCATAAAAACGCTGCGTATAGTGGAACCGTATGTGGCCTGGGG ATTTCCAAATCTGAAGTCTGTCCGGGAACTCATCTTGAAACGTGGACAAGCCAAGGTCAAGAATAAAACCATCCCTTTGACAGACAACACAGTgattgaggagcacctgg GGAAGTACGGTGTTATTTGCTTGGAAGACCTCATTCATGAAATTGCCTTTCCGGGGAAGAATTTCCAGGCCATTTGTGACTTCTTACGTCCTTTCCATCTCTCAGTGGCCCGTCATGCTACCAAGAACAGAGTGGGCTTTCTCAAAGAGGTGGGCTTACCAGGCTATCGAGGCGAACGCATCAATCAGCTCATTCGGCAGCTGAATTAA
- the RPL7L1 gene encoding 60S ribosomal protein L7-like 1 isoform X3: MAEQEQRKKIPLVPENLLKKRKAYQALKATQAKQALLDKKEQKKGKEVKFKRLEWFLHDSWRQQRDRVRLRRLEVKPHGLEVPDKHSLAFVVRIQRINGVSSLVQRTIARLRLKKIFSGVFFRVTPQTIKTLRIVEPYVAWGFPNLKSVRELILKRGQAKVKNKTIPLTDNTVIEEHLVARHATKNRVGFLKEVGLPGYRGERINQLIRQLN; encoded by the exons ATGGCGGAGCAAGA gcaaagaaaaaagattcctttgGTTCCAGAAAATCTCCTGAAAAAGAGAAAGGCGTATCAGGCCCTTAAAGCCACTCAAGCGAAGCAGGCACTTTTGGACAAGAAGGAG cagaagaaaggaaaagaggtcaAGTTTAAGCGACTGGAATGGTTTCTACATGATTCCTGGCGGCAGCAACGCGACAGGGTGCGCCTCAGACGACTAGAAGTGAAACCTCACGGTTTGGAAGTGCCGGATAAACATTCCTTGGCCTTTGTTGTTCGCATCCAAAG GATTAATGGGGTGAGTTCGCTGGTGCAGAGGACCATTGCAAGGCTTCGCCTGAAGAAGATTTTCAGTGGTGTCTTTTTCAGAGTGACCCCCCAGACCATAAAAACGCTGCGTATAGTGGAACCGTATGTGGCCTGGGG ATTTCCAAATCTGAAGTCTGTCCGGGAACTCATCTTGAAACGTGGACAAGCCAAGGTCAAGAATAAAACCATCCCTTTGACAGACAACACAGTgattgaggagcacctgg TGGCCCGTCATGCTACCAAGAACAGAGTGGGCTTTCTCAAAGAGGTGGGCTTACCAGGCTATCGAGGCGAACGCATCAATCAGCTCATTCGGCAGCTGAATTAA
- the RPL7L1 gene encoding 60S ribosomal protein L7-like 1 isoform X2: MAEQEQRKKIPLVPENLLKKRKAYQALKATQAKQALLDKKEKKGKEVKFKRLEWFLHDSWRQQRDRVRLRRLEVKPHGLEVPDKHSLAFVVRIQRINGVSSLVQRTIARLRLKKIFSGVFFRVTPQTIKTLRIVEPYVAWGFPNLKSVRELILKRGQAKVKNKTIPLTDNTVIEEHLGKYGVICLEDLIHEIAFPGKNFQAICDFLRPFHLSVARHATKNRVGFLKEVGLPGYRGERINQLIRQLN, from the exons ATGGCGGAGCAAGA gcaaagaaaaaagattcctttgGTTCCAGAAAATCTCCTGAAAAAGAGAAAGGCGTATCAGGCCCTTAAAGCCACTCAAGCGAAGCAGGCACTTTTGGACAAGAAGGAG aagaaaggaaaagaggtcaAGTTTAAGCGACTGGAATGGTTTCTACATGATTCCTGGCGGCAGCAACGCGACAGGGTGCGCCTCAGACGACTAGAAGTGAAACCTCACGGTTTGGAAGTGCCGGATAAACATTCCTTGGCCTTTGTTGTTCGCATCCAAAG GATTAATGGGGTGAGTTCGCTGGTGCAGAGGACCATTGCAAGGCTTCGCCTGAAGAAGATTTTCAGTGGTGTCTTTTTCAGAGTGACCCCCCAGACCATAAAAACGCTGCGTATAGTGGAACCGTATGTGGCCTGGGG ATTTCCAAATCTGAAGTCTGTCCGGGAACTCATCTTGAAACGTGGACAAGCCAAGGTCAAGAATAAAACCATCCCTTTGACAGACAACACAGTgattgaggagcacctgg GGAAGTACGGTGTTATTTGCTTGGAAGACCTCATTCATGAAATTGCCTTTCCGGGGAAGAATTTCCAGGCCATTTGTGACTTCTTACGTCCTTTCCATCTCTCAGTGGCCCGTCATGCTACCAAGAACAGAGTGGGCTTTCTCAAAGAGGTGGGCTTACCAGGCTATCGAGGCGAACGCATCAATCAGCTCATTCGGCAGCTGAATTAA
- the CB2H6orf226 gene encoding uncharacterized protein C6orf226 homolog yields the protein MLGLRPGMEQHSGRVRPDPGPPPAESTPASVTLAQLLQLVQEGRELPGLERRCITATHGEPTAPRLPRRPKPWEASGSAEAPAPPP from the coding sequence ATGTTAGGCTTGCGCCCCGGCATGGAGCAGCACAGCGGTCGGGTCCGCCCTGACCCGGGCCCGCCGCCCGCGGAGTCGACCCCCGCCTCGGTGACCCTGGCGCAGCTCCTGCAGCTGGTCCAGGAGGGCCGGGAGCTCCCGGGCCTGGAGAGGCGCTGCATCACAGCGACCCACGGCGAACCCACGGCGCCCCGGCTCCCGCGGAGGCCCAAGCCCTGGGAGGCCTCGGGGTCGGCTGAggcccccgcgccgccgccgtAG